Genomic DNA from Patescibacteria group bacterium:
TTGGCTTTTTCGTCAGAATTTCGAGTATGCCAGCCTTTTTTTGTTCCCGGAAGAAATTTTTGACGAGGCGATCTTCGAGCGAATGAAATGCAATCACCGCAATTCGCCCGCCTGATTTTAGAAGTTTTGGCGCAGAATTTAAAGTGTTTTCGAGCGCACCCAATTCGTCATTGACCGCGATGCGCAAAGCCTGAAAAATTTGCGGTAACAAGCTTTTCACTTCGACCAGCGCGACCAAGTCGGCAGTCGTTTGAAATTTTTGCCGTCGCCGCGCCACGCAAATCTGGTGCGCGATTTTCCGGGAAATCCCAATCTCGCCGAAATTGCGGAGAATGTCAGCAATCTGAGCTTCCAGAAAGCTATTCAGAATAACCGCCGCTGTGAGCGACTGGCTTTGGTCGAAGCGTAAATCGAGTGGTCCATTTTTTTTGAAAGAAAAACCACGCTCGGGATCGTCGAAATGCGGCGACGAAACGCCGAGATCGAGCAAAATTCCATCGAGCGAATTCAGCGCGACGATTTTGTCCAGCTCGCGGAAATTGGTGTGCAGCAGCTCCGCATTCGGAAAATCCGCCAGATTCTCCCGCGCCAGCTGCAGATTGCGCTCGTCCGCATCCAGCCCAATCAGCTTTCCTTTGGGTGAAATTTTTTGGAGAATTAATTTCGCGTGACCGCCAAGCCCGAGCGTACCATCGACAAAAAGCTCGCCACCGTGCGGAGCGAGTAATTCAAGCGTTTCGGCAGGGAGAACAGGCGCGTGAAAATTCACGCCGAAATTTTAGCACTCAAATTAGTCCTTCTTTTCACTGGAAATTTGAGGTAAATCCAGGTCTGGATAAAGCTTAGAAAAACAGTCAGTGCAAATTCCATGCGAACTCTTAACTCCAAATTTATCAAGTATTGTATCTAAACTTAAGTGTTTTTCCGAACCATCTTCTTCTACTACGACAATATTTTTACAACCAGAACAAACCCTGAGACTCTCACCTGCAACACTAGCCCCGAGAGATTTTGCAATCAAAGCAGCAAAAACTCCGCGCAACTCAGGATAGGCTGCCATATCTCCAATCAGCTCTTTAACTTTTGTTCGAAACAATTTCGCAACAGATTTTTTGGTTGCAGCATAAAAATCCTCCGGCGATAACGATAATGGTGAGTCAGTTAATTTGACTGGCAAATACAATGGATTCGTTGTTCCTGTCTGCCTGTCCTCAAACAACCCAGCATCTTCTAAAGTAGCCATAGCCAACAAATCATCCTCTCTGTCCGACGACAATGGTGGCATAAAATTCATGTCGCGGATTTTACTTTTAAAAACTCTTTTGTCAAGTCGCGGTTCGCGAATTTGCCTTAATTTTCTCTGCTAAAATTCGACAATGCTGCCGCCCCAAATCACGACTTTTCTCTTCGCCATGACGCCGATTTTCGAGCTGCGCGGCGCGCTGCCGTGGGCGCTGACGATTGGACAGCTTTCACTTGCCGAAGCGCTTTTCTTCTCGGTCGCGGGCAATATCTTCGTCTCAGTCTTGCTGATTTATTTACTCCCGCTCGTCAATTGGTTCGCCAAAAAATACTGGCCGTGGGCGGATCGCATTTTGCAAAAAATCTTCGCCAAAACGCGCGCGAAACATTCCAAAAATTTCGTCCGCTTCGAGAAGGTTTTTCTCGCCACCTTCGTCGCCATCCCACTGCCCGGCTCGGGCGCGTGGACAGGAGTACTGCTCGCGTGGCTTTTCGGCGTTGAGAAAAAATGGGCGATTTTCCTGATTTCGCTCGGAGTCTTGATTTCGGGAATTTTGGTGGCGGGACTTACGACTGGCGCGATTGCGTTTGTAAAATTTTTTTGAAGTCGAGCGCACCCGCGCGCACGAGCTGAATTTCTCCCGCTGAAACATCGACCAGTGTCGAGGCGAGATTTCTAGAAAGCGAACCGTCGTCGAGAATCAGATCAAGCGTAGGAAAAATTCGCGCCACTGCCGCCGCATCACTCGCGACTTTTTTGCCGGTCAAATTCGCCGAAGTCGTGACGAGTGGCGCACCGAATTTGCGTGCGAGTGCACGCGAAATCGCGTGGTCGGGGAGTCGCACGCCGATCTTCTCGGCTGGATTTTTTTTGGAACGCACGAGCAGACTTAGATTACCCGGCCAGAATTTTTTCGTCAGCAAGTGCGCCTGGCACAGCTTCGCGCCGAGACGATTCAAATAACTTTTCGACGGCAAATTCAGGAGCAGCGGCTTCGCCGGATTGGATTTTTTGAGTGCGTGAATTTTGGCAATAGCTTTGGGATTTTCGGAATCAGCCGCCAAGCCCCAGACCGTGTCCGTCGGATGCGCGACGATTCCACCCGCGCGCAAAATCACGACCGCCTCGGCAATCGCAGCTTTAAAATTAGTCGAATCGATTTTAAGAATTTTCATACTTGCTTTGGGCTATTTTACTTGCAATCTGATTTTTTGTTTGCGACAATTGCCAACCTTAAATTTGAAAATGGAACTGATAAAAGAAGTAATACCTCCGAATGACATAACTGTAATTCGTACTAGAATCGCAGGTGTTTTACTTGCAAGAGTGGAAAACGGCGAAGATATTTTTTATCGCTCCGCAAAAGAGACTGAGCTAGAAGATGAAGATGCAAACTCAGAGACAGAACAGGGTTTTCGCAAATACGATGCTGACCTCGAAAAGGCGGCATTACGAAACCTAGAAGCAGTCCAGGGCGCAGCAATTTTTATTCATCTATTCGATAGACTAAACCAAATTAGGCTTTTAACTGAAAAAGGAATTGCAATGACAACCAGATTTGCAATTCAGGAATTTGGTTTTAATGAAGAAGCAGCACGCTTAATCAAAAACACTTGTCGTTGTTGTTGGGATGACTTAGAAGAGTGAAAACTATTTTCTCTTTAGCTTCTTCGCACCGGCGGCGTACTCTTCGACGATGACGAGACAGTCGCGGGCCTTCACATTGTCCGGATCAATTTCCAAAACGCGGCGAAAAATCGGCAGGGCTTTGTCGATATTTTTGGCATTCAAATAGCAGACCCCGAGGTCAGTCAAAATGTAAGTGTCGTCGGGCGAGAGCGCTCGCGCGCGTTCAAGCAAAATGATGCCCTTGTCAGGACTGCCTGCCATCGCGAGCCCCCAGCCGAGGCAGCGGAGAATCTCAGGATGATTAGGTTTGAATTCGTCCGCCCGCTCGAGAAAACGCAGCGACTCCTCCCAGTCACGCCGGCAAGAAAAAAGAAAGCCGAGCAAGTAGGACGCATTCGCGGATTTCGGATCGAGCTCAATCGCCTTGCGCAAAGCCTTCTCAGCTTTGTCGAGTCGATTCAGCGAAATGAAATTGTCGCCGATTTCCTCGTAAGCCTCGACGCAGTCCGGCGCGTCGGCGAGAATCTCTTCGCAAATTTTGATCGCGTCCTCGTACTGCTCGTTGAATTTGAGCTCGTCGGCTTGGTCGAGAAGTTCGTCAATTTTGTCGTCATCCATAAACTCGCGGGATTTTAGTTCTCCTCCAGGATTTTCGCAATTTCGGCATCCTGACGCAGCGCGAAAATATTCGCTGCCAACCAGCCTTCCTTTTGCCCGCAGTCGAAACGCTGCCCCGCCAAAATCTCGCCGAAAATTGGCTCGGTTTTTTGCAAAATTGTGAGCGCGTCGATCAGCCGAATCTCGCCACTCGCACCCGGATTTTGCGCGAGGATGTCGAAAATTTTGTGCGGCACGACATATTTCCCGACGATTGCCAGCTCACTCGGCGCATCAAGCGGCGCGGGTTTTTCGACGAATTTTTGAATCGCAGAATGCTGGTCGAGCGCGACGATGCCGAATTTGTGGACATCGCTGAGCGGCACTTTTTGGAGTCCGACAATCGCAGAATTTTTCGACTCGAAGGCGGCGAGGAGCTGCAGCGTCGGCTCGCCGAAAATGAGATCGTCGCCGAAAATCACGAGAAAATTTTCGTCGGAAATTTGCTCACGCGCCTGCAAAATCGCGTGTCCGTCGCCGAGCATCTCGTGCTGCGTGACAAACGAGAATTCTGCGAGCTGCGAAATTTTTTGAATTTCCGCCAGTAATTTGACATCGCCTTTTTGCGCTAATTTTTCTTCGAGCGCAGGCGAGGACGAGAAATGATTTTTGATGGCTTCTTTACCTTCACTCACGACGAAGACGATTTTTTCAATACCGGCGGCGACGATTTCCTCGACGATGATCTGGAGCAGTGGACGATCGACGATCGGCAAAAGCTCTTTCGGGACAGCTTTAGACGCGGGGAGGAAGCGCGTGCCGAAGCCGGCGACAGGCAGGACGGCGGTGCGAATTTTGGTCATCGCAGGAATTTTAACAAACCCTGAGACGAGCAAAAAAATGTCTCAGAGGGTATTTGACAAAATATAATTCTTTTGTGAAAATAATCAGGATTTAGCTTCGGGAAGTGGTTTGACGATTAGTGCAACTCGACTTAATATCTTCCCCGTTAAAAATTTAACTTTCTCAAAAATGAACGCCGCCAGCCCTTCACTCGATCTCACAGAAGTTCTCGACGAATTTTTCATGGTGCTCTCCAAGAAAGAACAAGAGGTCGTGAAGCGGCGTTTTGCCTTGATCGGCAGCGAGCGCCAGACGCTCGAAAAAATCGGTCAGCACTTCGATGTCACGCGCGAGCGCATCCGCCAGATCGAATCCATCGCGCTGCAGAAATTGCGCCGGACGATTACGAACACGAAGTTCCAACAGATCAATGAGATCGCCAAACAAATTCTCGAAAAAAATGGTGGCATCTGCCTCGAAGAAAAATTGGTTTCAGAAGTGCTGAATACGATTCATTCCGTCAATCAAATCGACGGCAATATCATCCGCCTCTCGCTCGCGGTCGACGAAGAAGTCGCGCAAGAGCGCACGAGCAGTCTCAAGCCATTTTGGCGCGCCAAAAGAATCGCCATCAACGATATCACTGCCATCGCAGACAAAGCTGTGAATGTCCTCGGCAAACAAAAAGATCTCGTCGATGAAGAACGCCTCGTGAATATGGTGCGCGCGGCACTCGCCAATTCCGGTAAAAATTTCAAAGCTGAAGCCATCGCCGCGACACTCGCACTCGAACCACGCCTGAAGAAAACAGCAGAAGGTTGGGGACTCATGAGCTGGCGTCACATCAATCCGCGTAGCCTCCGAGACAAAGCGCTCATCGTGATGCGCGAGCTGGAAAAGCCGATTCACTTCGTGGAAATCGCGAACAAAATCGCTGAGCACGGTTTCGACAAAAAAGTCGTGACTGTCCAAGCCGTTCACAATGAACTCATTCGCGATGACAATTTCGTCTTGATCGGTCGCGGACTCTACGCGCTCCGTGAGTGGGGTTATTCCGAGGGGACTGTCGCCGACATCATCGAAGACATCCTCGCGAAGAAATCGCCGCTCTCAAAAGAAGAAATCATCCGTGGAGTTTTGAAACAGCGCCAAGTCAAGAAAGGCACGATTTCGCTGAATCTACAGAAAACACCATGGTTCGAACGAGTCGGTCGGGCGCTTTACAAATTGAATCCCGCGAAAAAGAAAGGCGTCGAGGCGAACCGCAAACGCCGCGGTGGACGCAAAATTTAGTTTCGCGGTAGCACGAAATACCTAAACTAATTGCTTTTTGAGTCTTTTTTTGCTAAAATTAAAAGATTTAAAAACTAAAAATTGGGCAAAATAAAAAGCAAAATTCACCGATTTTTCTCGCGAAATCTGCACCATTTTCAGGAAACACTTTTCGCGCTCACGCTGGTCTTCGTCATTGGCGGTTTTGTCTTCGCGAATCTCGGTGAAGGCAGCGCGCAACTGAAAGCCTTTTTGTTGAATGACAAAACAATCAGCGCAGAACTACTCACGGCTAACTCCTCGCTCACACTCGATCCCACGGACGCGCCGAATAGCATACTTACTTTGGATACTAATGCGTGGACAAACAACCAAGCACTAATCAACAACCTTTTCAAAGACAGCTTAATTAAAAAGATTTTAAGCATTATGAGCTACATCATGGCTGGTGTCTTCGGAATTTTTCTCAGCCTGTATGTTATCAATTTTTTGACTGCCGGCGACAAACAGGATGCCTCGAAAAAATTCAGCGAGCGCATGCTGTGGGCTTTTGTCGGCTTTATGATTTTGGCAATCGCCAAACCGCTCTCGGACGCGTTTATGCTTTTGCGCGGTGACAAAATCGACCTGCTCACCAATCCCGACACGATATTTTTGTCAGCCAAAATCGTCGGCTTCACTCTGCGCTCCGCAGCACACCTCATCGAATATATTCTCGGCGGAGTCGCACTCGTCACGATGGGCGTAGCTGTTTTCAAAATGGTGGGTGGTGTCGACAGCGAAGAGACTGTCAAAAATGCACGCAAGACAATCGCGTGGGGAGCCATCGCGCTGTTCATCGTCGGTGCCAGCGCGGTTTTGGTCGACAAAGTTTTTGCGCCCACTGATACCGTCGAGGCGCAGATCGGCAGCGGGGCACTAGCAGTCAATCAATTGCAGGCGATTTTGGAATCCGGACAATCGCAGGCGCGCATCGTGGCTTTGAATTATGTGAAATATTTCCAAACCTTCATCGGAGCGACTGCCGTGCTCATGCTTTTCCTTGCCGGATTCAAAATGGTCGCCGCTGGCGGCAATGAAGAAATCATCACGCGACAGCGCAAAATGATTACTTGGATTTTCATGGGTCTCTCGACGGTTTTGATCTCCGAGACTTTCGTGAATATCTTCATGCCGGATCGTGGCGGCAAAATTATTTTTAATTCTATGACTGCCATCGGCAGCTTTTCGAAGCAACTCGGCGGGTTCACCAATTTCATTTTGACTTTCAGCTCGGCGCTCGCTGTGCTCGCGCTCATTGTCGGCGCGCTCTACATCTCGACAGCTTTTGCGAATCCCGAGCAAGTCGAAAAAGGCAAAAAGATTTTGCTCGCTGCTTGTCTCGGACTCGTCGTCACCATCTCAGCCTACGCGCTCGTCAATACTGTTCTCACGAGTGGCGAAAAATCAACTAGCATCTCAGTTTCAATCTAAGAATGACCACTAAAAAAAAGTCGTCGCTTTTTACGATTCGCCGCATCGCGAATCGCAATCCGCGTTTGCCGCGCCTCTACCGCGCTGCGCGCCAAAAAATTTGGCGCTTGGCGGTCGTGGTTTTCCTAGCTGTCGCCGGTGTGGCGAGTTTATTTTTTTTCGAAAGCAATTTCACGAGCGCGAATTTCAATTCACAGCTCCTCGCGGCCGATGCCTCAGTACTGGGTTCCGGGTTCGAGAATATCACTGGATTTAGCGGTGAAGCGACTAACCCAAGCCTGACGAATCAAGGTGGTGAATTTGCAGATGCCGGAACTGGCGGAACAATTAATGCTGTTCTTTATAATGTCAAAGATTATTTCAAATACATCGCAGGCAGCGGAGCCGTGCTCTTCATGATCATTGCCGCAACTCAAATCGTCCTGGCACAAAGCGAGGAAAGCATCAAAAAAGGCAAGCAAAATTTAATCTGGAGCATCGTCGCACTTGTTTTAATTTTTGCAGTCGATTCAGTCATCGTCACTTTTTTCGAAGGCGGCGGTTATGGTCCTCAGCAAAGCTTGGTCACGGTGGACGAAGCCGGCAATGCCACCGCGACGGCAAGTCTGTTCAGCAATATCTCGCTCTATTTCAAAGCTAACGCGCGCATCATTTTCAGCTACCTCAAAACACTCATCGGCTCGGCCGCAATTTTGTTTATTGTTTTTGCCGGCGTGCAGATGGTGACGGCTGGCGGCAGCGAAGAAAAAATCGAGAAGGAGAAAAAATATCTGATGCACATCCTGACAGCCTTCGTCACGGTTTTGTTGCTCGATACGATGATCTTTACTTTTATTTACCCTGATAGCACCTCCGGTGCCGCAGATCCGATTTGCGTAGAATTCATGAATTATGTGCAAAACGACACGCTCAATAACAACTCCTCGCTCGGCGGCATGGTCAATGACATTGCTTCGCTCGGAGATCTGAAAAACAGCTTCAGCTCGATTGGGGGCATAATGGACGGCCTAAGAAAAATCGAGAATGTGGCGGAGACGGTCTCCACCATGGGCGGCTCGACTGGACTCGCCCGAAATTACGGCATCACGGTGGTGGAGCTGACAGCGCGAATCAGTGCCTGCCGAACGGCAGCGCGACTCGGACTAGTCGGGACGAATCAGATTATCGGCATCGTGCGCTTTTTCGAAACCTTCGTAGGCGCAATCGCAGTCTTCTTCATGGTCTACTCGGGCACGGCTATCATCGCCTCGATGGGCAATGAGGAGATTATTAAAAAGCACAAGACAACTCTGCTCTGGAGCATCGCTGGTCTCATCATCGTCATGCTCTCGAATCTGGTCGTCACGCAATTCTTCTTCATCGTCGATCCAGAGACCGGACAAAGTAGTGTCGCGGCTTTGAATGGCGTGAATATGCTCTCAGGTGTGACTAATTTCATCGCTAGTTTCGTCGGCATCTTCTCGGTAATTTCCATCGTCGTCGCCGGAACGATGTGGGTGGCGAATTTCGGTAATGACGACCTCGTCGGTAAGGCTAAGAAAATTATTTTCAATGCAATCATCGGCGTCATACTCTCTGTCTCGGCTTACGCGATCGTGCATACAATCACAGGCGCAGATTCACAAGGTGGAACCGGAACAAGTATCGGAATATCAATCTGATGTCCAGTCAAGCAACTTCGTTTGATTAGAAAGAGTAGAAGTGCTAAAATTACCAGATTTAAAACTTGTCCTTACTAAACTTGTCCTCGAGAAATCGGGGGAGTGGGGAACAAAAAATTTAAATCAAAAATTAACCCCCATAAAATGCTCAAAACAAAAACTACTCGCACCACAAAACGCGCTCACTTCTCGGTTCGCGCAATTCGCAATGCGAATCCGCGCCAGTTCCGCGCACACCGCGCAGGCAGCGTGCTCGCCCGCATCTTCTCGTTTTAATTTAAAACGGGAGGTGCAGGGTTAATTCTTTAGCCAAAATGCCCCCGAAAACAAACAACAAACTTCGTCGTTCGCGTCCGGCGGTACGATTCACCGTCCGCCGGATTGCCAACAAAAATCCGCACAACGCCCGCGCGCTGCGGCAGTTTCGCCGCAAACTCACGCGCATCACGGCGGGATTAATCGTATTTGGAATATGTGTCAGCGGGGTATTTTTGGTCGGAAAAAAATTGAGCAGCGACATCCTCGATGCCAACAACGAAATAAACTCAACTTGCGCTGCAATTGAACTCAACACAAATTTTCACAAATTGACGAAACAAATGGCTGAGCTCTCGCGCGAATTTCCTGAGCTAATTGAAAATCTCAATTTTTGCGGAGAGGGGAGCTGTGCCGCCGAAGACCAGGCCTATGCTAATGAAAATAAAATTTGGCAGCTTGAAAAAAACTTCACAATATTAAAAACAAGCTATGAACGCTCGCTGCAAGAATTCACAACTGAACTCGCCCAAAAAGAGGATGACCTGCTTTTTTGCGCCAGCGGAACCAGCTGCCAAGCGGCAGAAGACGCACTGAGTACCGCACGCGCATGTGAAAAAGAATTTAAAACCAGCACGCTACTTTTTGGCACCCGCACAAATGTCGAAAACGAATATTCTGTCGTGACGGATAAAGGCAAGCGCGATTCAGCCATAACTTATGTCAAAAAAATAATGCAAGATATTTTCAAGAACCAAGATCGTGCAACCAAAAATAAGACTGATTACGCTAAGTGCGTCCAAGCGAGAGATGCGAGTGTTTGCCAAAAATATTTACAAAATTCGAATGACTCGGAAGAAAAAATTACCTCCGCAATCATCGAACTCGGCAGATTGCAAATTGACATTCAGGACACACTGAAAGTGCTCGAAAAAGACATCATCGCGCTCGAAATCGGTCATACCGACGCAGAAAATTTTCAGGCGAACGAAGGCCTCGGTTGGTGCACCCAAGAACTATACGACAAAAAGAATGTTTTGCTGACAAAAATTACCAGCTCCACGACCCAAAAATTACTTTATGAACTTGCACTCAAAGATTTAAGCGCTCGCAAAGTCACATTGCAGGCAGGCCTGCAATCCGAGCTAGAAATCGCTGCGATGCACGCTGCAGCAGAAAAATCTGCTGCGGAACAAGCACTCGCTGATGCTGCTGCTGCAGCGGCTTCAGCAATCAAACGCGTGCAAGCCGAAATAATTTTTGGATTTTGGACATCAGTCCGCAACACTTTTTAAATTATGCAATTTAAAAATAAATTTCGCACTAATAAAAAACTACTCTCTGCTCTCGGATTTACAATCCTGGCGGCATTAATTTTCATCAGCGGCGGAGCAAAAAACCGTGTGCGTGCGGACGATTTTTCACCGACGATTAGCGCACTTGGACAAATTCAGGTCGAAGCGGAAAATGTCCGGACTGCACGCAACAATTATTTCACAGCAATCGGTAAAGAAAATGGTGGCGCCTATGATCAATATGTTGAAAGTGCAAATTGTCAGGATAATCTCGATCTCCGACTAACCGGTCTAAAAAATTTAAGGAATGACTTACAGCGCCTGAGCGGCGAGATCGTGCTCCGCGAACGAGAAAATCAGTCTTTATTTCCGAAGGGTTCGATTGCGGTTGTAGTTGACTCAATTAAAAATGCGATTGAGCCATTTCTCTTAGTGAGCCCAAGCCAATCTGGTGGAGCCATTGAGCCCTGGGACCCTTGGAATTCGGACTCGGATGAGACGACTAATCCTTGGGATCCTTGGCATTTGAATCAAAATGGAGAAGTAATCTCAACAACGACTGAGCCCTGGGACCCTTGGAGTTCTGAATCAGATGATACGACTAGTCCCTGGAATCCGTGGAATTTGAGCCCAGAAGGAACGACTATCATAAATGCCACCCAATCAGGCTTGATCGAAACTGAGCTGGAGAAAATCGA
This window encodes:
- the rsmH gene encoding 16S rRNA (cytosine(1402)-N(4))-methyltransferase RsmH, which translates into the protein MNFHAPVLPAETLELLAPHGGELFVDGTLGLGGHAKLILQKISPKGKLIGLDADERNLQLARENLADFPNAELLHTNFRELDKIVALNSLDGILLDLGVSSPHFDDPERGFSFKKNGPLDLRFDQSQSLTAAVILNSFLEAQIADILRNFGEIGISRKIAHQICVARRRQKFQTTADLVALVEVKSLLPQIFQALRIAVNDELGALENTLNSAPKLLKSGGRIAVIAFHSLEDRLVKNFFREQKKAGILEILTKKPIVPSPAEVQENPRSRSAKLRAAEKRS
- a CDS encoding small multi-drug export protein — protein: MLPPQITTFLFAMTPIFELRGALPWALTIGQLSLAEALFFSVAGNIFVSVLLIYLLPLVNWFAKKYWPWADRILQKIFAKTRAKHSKNFVRFEKVFLATFVAIPLPGSGAWTGVLLAWLFGVEKKWAIFLISLGVLISGILVAGLTTGAIAFVKFF
- a CDS encoding L-threonylcarbamoyladenylate synthase, with the protein product MKILKIDSTNFKAAIAEAVVILRAGGIVAHPTDTVWGLAADSENPKAIAKIHALKKSNPAKPLLLNLPSKSYLNRLGAKLCQAHLLTKKFWPGNLSLLVRSKKNPAEKIGVRLPDHAISRALARKFGAPLVTTSANLTGKKVASDAAAVARIFPTLDLILDDGSLSRNLASTLVDVSAGEIQLVRAGALDFKKILQTQSRQS
- a CDS encoding tetratricopeptide repeat protein encodes the protein MDDDKIDELLDQADELKFNEQYEDAIKICEEILADAPDCVEAYEEIGDNFISLNRLDKAEKALRKAIELDPKSANASYLLGFLFSCRRDWEESLRFLERADEFKPNHPEILRCLGWGLAMAGSPDKGIILLERARALSPDDTYILTDLGVCYLNAKNIDKALPIFRRVLEIDPDNVKARDCLVIVEEYAAGAKKLKRK
- a CDS encoding UTP--glucose-1-phosphate uridylyltransferase, coding for MTKIRTAVLPVAGFGTRFLPASKAVPKELLPIVDRPLLQIIVEEIVAAGIEKIVFVVSEGKEAIKNHFSSSPALEEKLAQKGDVKLLAEIQKISQLAEFSFVTQHEMLGDGHAILQAREQISDENFLVIFGDDLIFGEPTLQLLAAFESKNSAIVGLQKVPLSDVHKFGIVALDQHSAIQKFVEKPAPLDAPSELAIVGKYVVPHKIFDILAQNPGASGEIRLIDALTILQKTEPIFGEILAGQRFDCGQKEGWLAANIFALRQDAEIAKILEEN
- a CDS encoding sigma factor-like helix-turn-helix DNA-binding protein codes for the protein MNAASPSLDLTEVLDEFFMVLSKKEQEVVKRRFALIGSERQTLEKIGQHFDVTRERIRQIESIALQKLRRTITNTKFQQINEIAKQILEKNGGICLEEKLVSEVLNTIHSVNQIDGNIIRLSLAVDEEVAQERTSSLKPFWRAKRIAINDITAIADKAVNVLGKQKDLVDEERLVNMVRAALANSGKNFKAEAIAATLALEPRLKKTAEGWGLMSWRHINPRSLRDKALIVMRELEKPIHFVEIANKIAEHGFDKKVVTVQAVHNELIRDDNFVLIGRGLYALREWGYSEGTVADIIEDILAKKSPLSKEEIIRGVLKQRQVKKGTISLNLQKTPWFERVGRALYKLNPAKKKGVEANRKRRGGRKI
- a CDS encoding pilin, giving the protein MTTKKKSSLFTIRRIANRNPRLPRLYRAARQKIWRLAVVVFLAVAGVASLFFFESNFTSANFNSQLLAADASVLGSGFENITGFSGEATNPSLTNQGGEFADAGTGGTINAVLYNVKDYFKYIAGSGAVLFMIIAATQIVLAQSEESIKKGKQNLIWSIVALVLIFAVDSVIVTFFEGGGYGPQQSLVTVDEAGNATATASLFSNISLYFKANARIIFSYLKTLIGSAAILFIVFAGVQMVTAGGSEEKIEKEKKYLMHILTAFVTVLLLDTMIFTFIYPDSTSGAADPICVEFMNYVQNDTLNNNSSLGGMVNDIASLGDLKNSFSSIGGIMDGLRKIENVAETVSTMGGSTGLARNYGITVVELTARISACRTAARLGLVGTNQIIGIVRFFETFVGAIAVFFMVYSGTAIIASMGNEEIIKKHKTTLLWSIAGLIIVMLSNLVVTQFFFIVDPETGQSSVAALNGVNMLSGVTNFIASFVGIFSVISIVVAGTMWVANFGNDDLVGKAKKIIFNAIIGVILSVSAYAIVHTITGADSQGGTGTSIGISI